In Geopsychrobacter electrodiphilus DSM 16401, a single window of DNA contains:
- a CDS encoding PhoH family protein translates to MKTYVLDTNVLLHDPQAIFRFEDNNVILPLTVVEEIDRFKKEQSETGRNARQISRIIDGFRGQGKLLDGVLLPGGGLFKIAIYREEAMKRLPPELQVDQGDNRILAVAQELVEAGNTDIFFITKDINLRIKADTIGLRAEDYESDKVAIDDLYSGTSELLVSSDEVDQFYKSGELALGGEYLSNQGITLIDAGNPSHSAIGRYDAIQQKLRPLLRPPKDGIWGIHPRNREQQFALDLLLNDDIRVVSLVGKAGTGKTLLAIAAGLLKTADESVYSRLLVSRPVFPMGRDLGFLPGDLEEKLAPWMQPIFDNVELLLSSVEEGGKRKRGYRELIDLGLMEIEPLTYIRGRSIPHQYLIVDEAQNLTPHEIKTIITRAGEGTKVVLTGDPYQIDNPYIDSSSNGLSYAVERLKGQDIAGHMTLTKGERSALAELAANLL, encoded by the coding sequence ATGAAAACATATGTTCTGGATACCAATGTTCTGCTGCATGATCCTCAGGCCATTTTTCGATTTGAAGATAACAATGTCATCCTGCCGCTAACCGTGGTTGAGGAGATCGATCGGTTTAAGAAGGAGCAGAGTGAAACCGGGCGTAATGCCCGGCAAATATCGCGTATTATTGATGGCTTTCGCGGCCAGGGGAAACTCCTCGACGGTGTGCTTCTGCCCGGTGGCGGCCTGTTCAAAATAGCTATCTATCGTGAAGAAGCGATGAAACGTCTGCCGCCCGAACTCCAGGTCGATCAGGGAGACAACCGGATCCTCGCCGTCGCCCAGGAACTGGTCGAAGCCGGCAATACCGATATTTTCTTTATCACCAAAGATATTAATCTGCGGATCAAAGCGGATACCATCGGCCTGCGTGCCGAAGACTACGAATCCGATAAGGTTGCTATTGACGATCTTTATTCCGGGACCTCCGAGTTGCTGGTCAGCTCGGATGAGGTTGATCAATTCTACAAATCCGGGGAACTCGCCCTTGGGGGCGAATATTTATCCAACCAGGGGATAACCCTGATTGATGCCGGGAATCCATCCCATTCGGCGATCGGCCGCTACGATGCGATCCAGCAAAAGCTTCGGCCTCTGCTGAGGCCCCCCAAGGATGGTATCTGGGGAATTCATCCTCGCAATCGCGAACAGCAGTTTGCGCTTGATCTGTTGCTCAATGACGATATCCGGGTGGTTTCACTGGTCGGTAAGGCCGGGACAGGTAAAACACTCCTGGCGATCGCGGCGGGCCTGCTCAAGACGGCTGATGAGTCGGTCTACAGCCGCCTGCTGGTGTCGCGTCCAGTCTTCCCCATGGGGCGTGATCTGGGGTTTTTGCCGGGCGATCTTGAGGAGAAACTGGCGCCCTGGATGCAACCGATTTTCGATAACGTTGAGCTTCTTCTTTCCAGTGTTGAAGAGGGGGGAAAACGCAAACGGGGCTATCGTGAACTGATCGATCTTGGTTTGATGGAGATCGAGCCTTTGACCTATATTCGCGGCCGTTCTATTCCCCATCAGTATCTCATTGTCGATGAAGCGCAAAACCTGACGCCGCACGAGATTAAAACAATTATTACCCGCGCCGGGGAGGGGACCAAGGTCGTCCTGACCGGCGATCCCTATCAGATCGATAATCCCTACATCGATTCTTCAAGTAACGGTTTAAGTTACGCCGTCGAACGACTCAAAGGACAAGACATCGCCGGTCATATGACCCTGACAAAAGGGGAGCGTTCCGCCCTGGCCGAACTGGCCGCGAATCTGCTTTGA
- the tsaD gene encoding tRNA (adenosine(37)-N6)-threonylcarbamoyltransferase complex transferase subunit TsaD: protein MLVLAIETSCDETAVAVVRDGREILANLIVSQIDIHARFGGVVPELASRQHLQAICPLVDAALAEAGTSLEQIEGIAVTRGPGLIGALLVGVAYAKAIAFARQIPLVGVHHIEGHILAVQLEKLVEFPYLALAVSGGHSHLFRVEGIGQYQLLGRTIDDAAGEAFDKVAKMLGLPYPGGPVIDRLAKVGDASCVRFPRPMLKKPNLDFSFSGMKTAVLTYIESLNTQISEQQTADIAAAFQEAAVDVLVQKTMRAARQEGLSRIVVAGGVACNSGLRSEFSAACRKECIDVYFPSPLLCSDNAAMLAVAGDAYLERGYRSASDLNAVSNWPLPEAALHFI from the coding sequence ATGTTAGTTTTAGCAATCGAAACCTCGTGCGATGAGACCGCGGTTGCCGTCGTGCGTGATGGCCGTGAAATTCTGGCGAATCTGATTGTCTCCCAGATTGATATCCACGCCCGTTTTGGGGGTGTTGTCCCCGAACTTGCCTCCCGCCAACATCTGCAGGCGATCTGTCCTCTGGTGGATGCCGCGTTAGCAGAGGCCGGCACCAGCCTGGAGCAGATAGAAGGGATCGCGGTGACCCGCGGACCCGGTCTCATCGGGGCACTGCTGGTTGGGGTCGCCTATGCCAAGGCGATCGCTTTTGCGCGGCAGATTCCACTGGTCGGGGTGCACCATATTGAGGGGCACATCCTCGCCGTACAACTGGAGAAACTGGTTGAGTTTCCCTATCTGGCCCTGGCGGTATCGGGCGGGCACAGTCATCTGTTCCGCGTCGAGGGCATTGGCCAATATCAGCTGCTCGGGCGAACCATTGACGACGCCGCTGGCGAGGCTTTTGACAAGGTTGCTAAAATGCTCGGGCTGCCTTACCCGGGCGGACCGGTCATCGACCGACTGGCTAAAGTCGGGGATGCTTCCTGTGTTCGTTTCCCTCGGCCGATGCTTAAAAAACCTAATTTAGATTTCAGCTTCAGCGGGATGAAGACCGCCGTTTTGACCTATATCGAGTCGCTTAATACTCAAATCAGTGAGCAACAGACGGCGGATATCGCGGCTGCTTTCCAGGAGGCGGCTGTTGATGTTCTGGTGCAGAAAACCATGCGCGCGGCGCGACAGGAAGGGCTGTCACGAATAGTGGTTGCTGGCGGCGTGGCCTGTAACTCCGGTCTGCGAAGCGAATTCAGCGCTGCGTGCCGCAAGGAATGTATTGACGTTTATTTCCCTTCACCGCTACTCTGCAGTGACAATGCTGCCATGTTAGCTGTTGCTGGAGACGCCTACCTTGAACGAGGTTACCGTAGCGCATCCGACCTGAATGCTGTTTCGAACTGGCCGCTGCCTGAAGCGGCGCTCCATTTTATTTAA
- a CDS encoding DUF2062 domain-containing protein: protein MWRRWSFFRQFKLNLIRLLRLQDSPHRIARGLALGLFLGMTPTFGVQMLLALFAAILLRENKLSAVVGVWVTNPVTAPFIYGLEYETGRILLGLPHPALGMEFNYQFLQKFGWQVITPLCLGSLLFGLASAFIGYGIVIKFIPVMRKWRIKRWPRGRR, encoded by the coding sequence ATGTGGCGGCGTTGGTCTTTCTTTAGGCAATTCAAGCTCAATCTGATTCGCCTTCTGCGCCTGCAGGATTCGCCGCATCGTATCGCCCGAGGTCTGGCCCTTGGACTTTTTTTAGGGATGACGCCCACCTTCGGCGTGCAGATGTTGTTAGCGCTGTTTGCGGCGATCCTGCTGCGTGAGAACAAGCTGTCCGCGGTGGTCGGTGTCTGGGTCACCAATCCGGTTACGGCGCCGTTTATTTACGGTCTCGAATATGAAACCGGGCGAATTCTGCTCGGGCTTCCTCATCCTGCACTGGGGATGGAGTTTAACTATCAGTTTTTACAGAAGTTTGGCTGGCAGGTCATTACCCCCCTCTGCCTTGGAAGTCTTCTTTTCGGCCTTGCTTCGGCCTTCATTGGTTATGGCATTGTTATAAAATTTATTCCGGTAATGCGGAAATGGCGAATTAAACGCTGGCCTCGCGGCCGCAGATAG